From Nicotiana tabacum cultivar K326 chromosome 15, ASM71507v2, whole genome shotgun sequence, the proteins below share one genomic window:
- the LOC107780754 gene encoding inactive TPR repeat-containing thioredoxin TTL3-like, producing MEKTRRSDESTMSKNADISLENELGCGLMGAFFPRKNSKPNTSTIPPIPTKISDTNSVKNSRNGRSSSCGKACLDSRKSTKPSPKLGDKPFRKSSLNSSRNSSSCEQNNIRRSSSDGTRNSNKASSNFSSVTRMTQVVNLAYTQKLRREPSFTSTDLSMTIFSHRKSRTNGTLNRDSTGNVSLLDHLGNLKLQGNQNPSSDIKKKGSVLMGNIVRQPSVRSHQSGNTFRHSANKLDPDALKSIGNEQYRQGKFEEALALYNQAIEIDPKNACYYSNKSAALMSLGRLIEAVLACREAIRLDPSYHNAHFRLARLYLRLGDAEKAIDHYKQSGQKVDKKDIAEAHDLKRQIIKCTEAQKLRDYNTLLKETHNSISLGANSAPQIFAMRAEALLKLHRHEEAYTTIQNGPDFQTKLYTSIFGTEKTAYLLIVRAEAYATIGKFEDAMVAAQEAVKLDQSNEVTNTTLRRIKGLVSARLKGNELFKGNEFSEACSVYTEGLEKEPYNSVLLFNRAACRFKLGQFERAVEDCTAALVLRPSYAKARLRRADCNIKLERWKAAIQDCEVLMQENSEDDEASRVFLEANVQLQKQLVEDHNQSNLFYGSNSALVSGY from the exons ATGGAAAAAACTAGAAGAAGTGATGAATCAACCATGTCTAAAAATGCAGATATTTCATTAGAAAATGAATTGGGTTGTGGTCTAATGGGTGCTTTTTTTCCAAGAAAAAACTCTAAGCCAAATACATCAACTATACCACCAATTCCAACCAAGATTAGTGACACCAATTCTGTCAAGAATTCAAGAAACGGGCGAAGCAGTTCTTGTGGTAAGGCATGTTTGGACTCCAGGAAATCAACTAAGCCTTCACCGAAACTAGGTGACAAACCATTCAGAAAATCATCCTTAAATAGTTCGAGGAATTCAAGTTCTTGTGAACAGAATAATATTAGAAGATCTTCATCAGATGGTACGAGAAACTCGAATaaagcatcatccaatttttctAGTGTGACCAGGATGACACAAGTTGTGAACTTAGCATACACACAAAAGCTTAGAAGAGAACCATCTTTTACCTCAACTGATTTGAGCATGACAATCTTTAGCCATCGAAAATCCAGGACAAATGGAACGTTGAATCGCGATTCAACAGGCAATGTTAGCCTATTAGACCACTTGGGAAATTTGAAGCTGCAGGGGAACCAAAATCCCTCTAGTGACATAAAGAAAAAAGGCAGTGTTTTGATGGGAAACATAGTAAGACAACCTAGTGTAAGAAGCCATCAATCCGGGAATACGTTTCGCCATTCTGCAAATAAACTAGACCCTGATGCACTCAAGTCCATAGGCAATGAGCAGTATAGACAGGGAAAGTTTGAGGAAGCATTGGCTTTATATAATCAAGCAATTGAAATTGATCCAAAAAATGCTTGTTATTATAGCAACAAAAGTGCAGCTTTGATGAGTTTAGGCCGCTTAATTGAAGCAGTGCTAGCATGCAGAGAGGCCATTCGGCTAGATCCTTCTTATCACAATGCACATTTTCGTCTTGCAAGACTATACCTCAG ACTAGGAGATGCAGAGAAAGCGATAGATCATTACAAACAATCAGGACAAAAAGTTGACAAGAAGGACATTGCCGAGGCTCATGATCTTAAGCGACAAATCATAAAATGCACAGAAGCACAGAAACTGAGAGATTACAACACATTGCTTAAGGAAACACATAATTCAATCTCCTTAGGAGCAAATTCAGCTCCGCAG ATCTTTGCCATGAGAGCTGAAGCCTTGTTGAAGTTACATAGACATGAGGAAGCATACACCACAATTCAGAATGGACCTGATTTTCAAACTAAGCTTTACACTAGCATTTTCGGTACAGAAAAAACAGCGTATTTATTAATCGTTCGAGCTGAGGCCTATGCAACTATAGGCAAGTTTGAAGATGCCATGGTTGCAGCTCAAGAAGCAGTGAAATTGGATCAAAGCAATGAAGTAACTAACACAACTCTAAGGAGAATTAAAGGGTTGGTATCAGCTCGGTTAAAAGGCAATGAGCTTTTCAAAGGAAATGAATTCTCAGAGGCTTGTTCCGTATACACTGAAGGACTAGAAAAAGAGCCATACAATTCTGTTCTACTATTTAATAGAGCAGCTTGCCGATTCAAGCTAGGACAATTTGAAAGAGCAGTAGAAGATTGCACTGCAGCTCTTGTATTACGTCCTTCCTATGCAAAGGCTAGACTGCGAAGAGCTGATTGCAACATCAAG